The proteins below are encoded in one region of Malaclemys terrapin pileata isolate rMalTer1 chromosome 8, rMalTer1.hap1, whole genome shotgun sequence:
- the FGFR4 gene encoding fibroblast growth factor receptor 4 isoform X2, translating into MKPGPRAPQRGPGGGCEGLGSSLSQERKGRKMQPLPCALLGLLAAMTTGAQAVASPGRTMEPALFESRLLETEEHLLLDPGHVLRLHCDDNHSLGVTWYKEAKQLFPGGRVRIWQRTLEIAEVAYEDSGLYMCRAQDTGQSLRNFTISIVDSLASGDDDEDSDGDGSLGDSNEEPTYRRAPYWTQPQRMDKKLYAVPAGNTVKFRCPASGSPNPSIRWLKNGREFRGEHRIGGIRLRPQHWSLVMESVVPSDRGNYTCLVENQAGRIHYSYLLDVLERSPHRPILQAGLPANTTAVVGSDVEFFCKVYSDAQPHIQWLRHIEVNGSSFGPDGVPYVQVLKTADINSSEVEVLYLHNVSREDAGEYTCLAGNSIGLSYQSAWLTVLPEELVREVEAPETKYTDIIIYTSGSLAVAMAAVIVVLCRMQTQASKQPLEPVAVHKLSKFPLIRQFSLDSSCSGKSSTSLMRVTRLSSSCTPMLAGVLELDLPLDSTWEFPRDKLALGKPLGEGCFGQVVRAEAYGLDRARPDRALTVAVKMLKDNATDKDLADLISEMEMMKLMDKHKNIINLLGVCTQDGPLYVLVEFASKGNLREFLRARRPPTPDYTFDVGAMPEEQLSFKDLVSCGYQVARGMEYLESKRCIHRDLAARNVLVTEENVLKIADFGLARDVHDIDYYKKTSNGRLPVKWMAPEALFDRVYTHQSDVWSFGILMWEIFTLGGSPYPGIPVEELFKLLKEGHRMDKPSNCTHELYMLMRECWHAVPSQRPTFKQLVEGLDKILAAVSEEYLDLSVPFEQYSPSCEDSTSTCSSDDSVFTHDPLPITPCLFSYRSVRT; encoded by the exons CGCTGTTTGAGAGCCGCCTGCTGGAGACGGAGGAGCACCTCCTGCTGGACCCCGGCCACGTGCTGAGGCTTCACTGCGATGACAACCACAGCCTGGGCGTCACCTGGTACAAGGAGGCCAAGCAGCTCTTCCCAGGCGGGCGCGTCCGCATCTGGCAGCGCACGCTGGAGATCGCCGAGGTCGCCTATGAGGACTCGGGGCTCTACATGTGCCGGGCGCAGGACACTGGACAGAGTCTGCGCAACTTCACCATCTCCATTGTGG ACTCGCTGGCCTCGGGGGACGATGATGAAGACAGTGACGGGGACGGTTCCCTCGGTGATTCAAACGAGGAGCCCACTTACCGCAGAG CCCCGTATTGGACGCAGCCGCAGCGGATGGATAAGAAGCTGTATGCCGTCCCTGCGGGAAACACGGTCAAGTTCCGCTGCCCGGCGTCGGGGAGTCCCAACCCCAGCATCCGCTGGCTAAAGAACGGGCGGGAGTTCCGGGGCGAGCACCGCATCGGCGGCATCCGG CTCCGGCCCCAGCACTGGAGCTTGGTCATGGAGAGCGTGGTGCCCTCCGACCGGGGGAACTACACCTGCCTGGTGGAGAACCAGGCTGGCCGCATCCACTACAGCTACTTGCTGGATGTGTTAG AGAGGTCCCCGCACAGGCCCATCCTGCAGGCCGGGCTGCCTGCCAACACCACAGCGGTGGTGGGCAGCGACGTGGAGTTCTTCTGCAAGGTGTACAGTGACGCCCAGCCCCACATCCAGTGGCTCAGGCACATCGAGGTGAACGGCAGCAGCTTCGGCCCCGATGGGGTGCCCTACGTCCAAGTGCTCAAG ACAGCCGACATTAACAGCTCGGAGGTGGAGGTGCTGTACCTGCACAACGTCTCCAGGGAGGATGCTGGGGAATACACCTGCCTGGCCGGGAACTCCATCGGCCTGTCCTACCAGTCAGCCTGGCTCACCGTGCTGCCAG AGGAGCTAGTGCGGGAGGTGGAGGCCCCCGAGACCAAGTACACCGACATCATCATCTACACGTCGGGCTCCCTGGCTGTCGCCATGGCCGCCGTCATCGTGGTGCTGTGCCGGATGCAGACCCAGGCGAGCAAACAGCCCCTGGAGCCCGTGGCCGTGCACAAGCTCTCCAAGTTCCCACTCATCAGACAG TTCTCCCTGGACTCAAGCTGCTCCGGAAAGTCCAGCACGTCCCTGATGCGCGTCACCCGCCTCTCGTCCAGCTGCACCCCGATGCTGGCCGGGGTCCTGGAGCTCGACTTGCCACTGGACTCCACGTGGGAGTTCCCCCGAGACAA GCTGGCACTGGGCAAGCCCCTGGGAGAAGGCTGCTTTGGCCAGGTGGTGCGAGCAGAGGCCTATGGGCTGGACAGAGCCAGGCCAGACAGAGCTCTCACCGTGGCTGTGAAGATGCTCAAAG ACAATGCCACGGACAAGGACCTGGCCGACCTGATCTCCGAGATGGAGATGATGAAACTGATGGACAAGCACAAAAACATAATCAACCTGCTGGGAGTCTGCACGCAGGACG GGCCACTGTATGTGCTGGTGGAATTTGCCTCCAAGGGGAACCTGCGGGAGTTCCTGCGTGCCCGGCGCCCCCCCACGCCTGACTACACCTTCGACGTCGGCGCCATGCCTGAGGAGCAGCTCTCCTTCAAGGACCTGGTCTCCTGCGGCTACCAGGTGGCCCGCGGCATGGAGTACCTGGAGTCGAAGAGG tgcaTCCACAGGGACCTGGCCGCCCGCAACGTGCTGGTCACGGAGGAGAACGTGCTGAAAATCGCTGACTTTGGCCTGGCCCGGGACGTCCACGACATCGACTACTATAAAAAGACCAGCaat ggccggcttccCGTGAAGTGGATGGCGCCCGAAGCCCTATTTGACAGAGTGTACACGCACCAGAGCGACGT GTGGTCCTTTGGGATTCTGATGTGGGAGATCTTCACGCTGGGGGGCTCCCCGTACCCTGGGATCCCGGTGGAAGAGCTCTTCAAGCTGCTGAAAGAAGGGCACCGCATGGACAAGCCTTCCAACTGCACCCATGAGCT GTACATGCTGATGAGGGAGTGCTGGCATGCCGTCCCCTCCCAGCGCCCGACCTTCAAGCAGCTGGTGGAGGGGCTGGACAAGATCCTGGCAGCTGTCTCAGAGGAG TACCTGGACCTGTCCGTGCCCTTCGAGCAGTACTCCCCCTCCTGCGAGGACAGCACCAGCACCTGCTCCTCCGACGACTCCGTCTTCACCCACGACCCCCTGCCCATcaccccctgcctcttctcctacCGCAGCGTGAGGACGTGA
- the FGFR4 gene encoding fibroblast growth factor receptor 4 isoform X1: protein MKPGPRAPQRGPGGGCEGLGSSLSQERKGRKMQPLPCALLGLLAAMTTGAQAVASPGRTMEPALFESRLLETEEHLLLDPGHVLRLHCDDNHSLGVTWYKEAKQLFPGGRVRIWQRTLEIAEVAYEDSGLYMCRAQDTGQSLRNFTISIVDSLASGDDDEDSDGDGSLGDSNEEPTYRRAPYWTQPQRMDKKLYAVPAGNTVKFRCPASGSPNPSIRWLKNGREFRGEHRIGGIRLRPQHWSLVMESVVPSDRGNYTCLVENQAGRIHYSYLLDVLERSPHRPILQAGLPANTTAVVGSDVEFFCKVYSDAQPHIQWLRHIEVNGSSFGPDGVPYVQVLKTADINSSEVEVLYLHNVSREDAGEYTCLAGNSIGLSYQSAWLTVLPAEELVREVEAPETKYTDIIIYTSGSLAVAMAAVIVVLCRMQTQASKQPLEPVAVHKLSKFPLIRQFSLDSSCSGKSSTSLMRVTRLSSSCTPMLAGVLELDLPLDSTWEFPRDKLALGKPLGEGCFGQVVRAEAYGLDRARPDRALTVAVKMLKDNATDKDLADLISEMEMMKLMDKHKNIINLLGVCTQDGPLYVLVEFASKGNLREFLRARRPPTPDYTFDVGAMPEEQLSFKDLVSCGYQVARGMEYLESKRCIHRDLAARNVLVTEENVLKIADFGLARDVHDIDYYKKTSNGRLPVKWMAPEALFDRVYTHQSDVWSFGILMWEIFTLGGSPYPGIPVEELFKLLKEGHRMDKPSNCTHELYMLMRECWHAVPSQRPTFKQLVEGLDKILAAVSEEYLDLSVPFEQYSPSCEDSTSTCSSDDSVFTHDPLPITPCLFSYRSVRT, encoded by the exons CGCTGTTTGAGAGCCGCCTGCTGGAGACGGAGGAGCACCTCCTGCTGGACCCCGGCCACGTGCTGAGGCTTCACTGCGATGACAACCACAGCCTGGGCGTCACCTGGTACAAGGAGGCCAAGCAGCTCTTCCCAGGCGGGCGCGTCCGCATCTGGCAGCGCACGCTGGAGATCGCCGAGGTCGCCTATGAGGACTCGGGGCTCTACATGTGCCGGGCGCAGGACACTGGACAGAGTCTGCGCAACTTCACCATCTCCATTGTGG ACTCGCTGGCCTCGGGGGACGATGATGAAGACAGTGACGGGGACGGTTCCCTCGGTGATTCAAACGAGGAGCCCACTTACCGCAGAG CCCCGTATTGGACGCAGCCGCAGCGGATGGATAAGAAGCTGTATGCCGTCCCTGCGGGAAACACGGTCAAGTTCCGCTGCCCGGCGTCGGGGAGTCCCAACCCCAGCATCCGCTGGCTAAAGAACGGGCGGGAGTTCCGGGGCGAGCACCGCATCGGCGGCATCCGG CTCCGGCCCCAGCACTGGAGCTTGGTCATGGAGAGCGTGGTGCCCTCCGACCGGGGGAACTACACCTGCCTGGTGGAGAACCAGGCTGGCCGCATCCACTACAGCTACTTGCTGGATGTGTTAG AGAGGTCCCCGCACAGGCCCATCCTGCAGGCCGGGCTGCCTGCCAACACCACAGCGGTGGTGGGCAGCGACGTGGAGTTCTTCTGCAAGGTGTACAGTGACGCCCAGCCCCACATCCAGTGGCTCAGGCACATCGAGGTGAACGGCAGCAGCTTCGGCCCCGATGGGGTGCCCTACGTCCAAGTGCTCAAG ACAGCCGACATTAACAGCTCGGAGGTGGAGGTGCTGTACCTGCACAACGTCTCCAGGGAGGATGCTGGGGAATACACCTGCCTGGCCGGGAACTCCATCGGCCTGTCCTACCAGTCAGCCTGGCTCACCGTGCTGCCAG CAGAGGAGCTAGTGCGGGAGGTGGAGGCCCCCGAGACCAAGTACACCGACATCATCATCTACACGTCGGGCTCCCTGGCTGTCGCCATGGCCGCCGTCATCGTGGTGCTGTGCCGGATGCAGACCCAGGCGAGCAAACAGCCCCTGGAGCCCGTGGCCGTGCACAAGCTCTCCAAGTTCCCACTCATCAGACAG TTCTCCCTGGACTCAAGCTGCTCCGGAAAGTCCAGCACGTCCCTGATGCGCGTCACCCGCCTCTCGTCCAGCTGCACCCCGATGCTGGCCGGGGTCCTGGAGCTCGACTTGCCACTGGACTCCACGTGGGAGTTCCCCCGAGACAA GCTGGCACTGGGCAAGCCCCTGGGAGAAGGCTGCTTTGGCCAGGTGGTGCGAGCAGAGGCCTATGGGCTGGACAGAGCCAGGCCAGACAGAGCTCTCACCGTGGCTGTGAAGATGCTCAAAG ACAATGCCACGGACAAGGACCTGGCCGACCTGATCTCCGAGATGGAGATGATGAAACTGATGGACAAGCACAAAAACATAATCAACCTGCTGGGAGTCTGCACGCAGGACG GGCCACTGTATGTGCTGGTGGAATTTGCCTCCAAGGGGAACCTGCGGGAGTTCCTGCGTGCCCGGCGCCCCCCCACGCCTGACTACACCTTCGACGTCGGCGCCATGCCTGAGGAGCAGCTCTCCTTCAAGGACCTGGTCTCCTGCGGCTACCAGGTGGCCCGCGGCATGGAGTACCTGGAGTCGAAGAGG tgcaTCCACAGGGACCTGGCCGCCCGCAACGTGCTGGTCACGGAGGAGAACGTGCTGAAAATCGCTGACTTTGGCCTGGCCCGGGACGTCCACGACATCGACTACTATAAAAAGACCAGCaat ggccggcttccCGTGAAGTGGATGGCGCCCGAAGCCCTATTTGACAGAGTGTACACGCACCAGAGCGACGT GTGGTCCTTTGGGATTCTGATGTGGGAGATCTTCACGCTGGGGGGCTCCCCGTACCCTGGGATCCCGGTGGAAGAGCTCTTCAAGCTGCTGAAAGAAGGGCACCGCATGGACAAGCCTTCCAACTGCACCCATGAGCT GTACATGCTGATGAGGGAGTGCTGGCATGCCGTCCCCTCCCAGCGCCCGACCTTCAAGCAGCTGGTGGAGGGGCTGGACAAGATCCTGGCAGCTGTCTCAGAGGAG TACCTGGACCTGTCCGTGCCCTTCGAGCAGTACTCCCCCTCCTGCGAGGACAGCACCAGCACCTGCTCCTCCGACGACTCCGTCTTCACCCACGACCCCCTGCCCATcaccccctgcctcttctcctacCGCAGCGTGAGGACGTGA